From a single Alloactinosynnema sp. L-07 genomic region:
- a CDS encoding helix-turn-helix transcriptional regulator, with amino-acid sequence MSELDEPEIAQVTLPGVLHALSDPTRLAVVAQLARAQEMSCGNLEVAVAKSTLSQHLRVLREAGVTHTRPDGNQRWLSIRRDDLDQAFPGLLDSVLGALTPSDT; translated from the coding sequence ATGAGCGAACTGGACGAGCCTGAAATCGCGCAGGTGACCCTGCCAGGTGTGCTGCACGCGCTCAGTGACCCGACGCGGCTCGCCGTGGTCGCGCAGCTCGCGCGGGCGCAGGAGATGTCCTGCGGGAACCTCGAGGTCGCGGTGGCCAAGTCGACTCTGTCGCAGCATCTGCGCGTGCTGCGCGAGGCGGGGGTCACCCACACCCGCCCGGACGGCAACCAGCGGTGGCTCTCGATCCGCCGCGACGACCTCGACCAGGCATTTCCCGGTCTCCTGGACTCCGTTCTCGGCGCGCTGACGCCTTCCGACACCTGA
- a CDS encoding copper transporter, producing the protein MISLRYHIISIAAVFLALAVGVVLGSTTLSRTLLSGLNNENNDLGTQVSELEDQRNALNARLGDADSFAATVGPLAVKGALAQRTVVLVTTADARPTDRDALKGLIANAGATVTGELQLTEAFADQARSDQLKDIVTRLLPAGVQLPTAPDPGTLAGGLLGPLLLISKADNKPQVSVEESAAVLSGLTDGGFIKATPDLKPAQLAIVLTGGAASGDGAGDRAATIARFAAQVDRSGAGTVLAGSAGSANGTGSVGVVRADTAATSILSTVDNADTPAGQIVTVLALVEQLDGKSGRYGSGGNAQAPAPGAPAE; encoded by the coding sequence GTGATCTCGCTGCGCTACCACATCATCTCCATCGCCGCGGTGTTCCTCGCGCTCGCTGTCGGTGTGGTGCTCGGCTCGACCACGCTGAGCCGGACGCTGCTGTCCGGCCTCAACAACGAGAACAACGACCTGGGCACCCAGGTCAGCGAGCTGGAGGACCAGCGCAACGCACTCAACGCGCGGCTCGGCGACGCCGATTCGTTCGCCGCGACGGTGGGGCCGCTGGCGGTCAAGGGCGCGCTGGCCCAGCGCACCGTCGTGCTGGTCACCACCGCCGACGCCCGCCCGACCGACCGCGACGCGCTCAAAGGGCTGATCGCCAACGCGGGGGCCACCGTCACCGGCGAACTCCAGCTGACCGAGGCCTTCGCCGACCAGGCACGTTCCGACCAGCTCAAGGACATCGTCACCCGGCTGCTGCCCGCGGGGGTCCAGCTGCCCACCGCGCCCGACCCCGGCACGCTGGCGGGCGGGCTGCTCGGGCCGCTGCTGCTCATCAGCAAGGCTGACAACAAACCGCAGGTCTCCGTGGAGGAATCGGCCGCCGTGCTGTCGGGCCTCACCGACGGCGGGTTCATCAAAGCCACCCCGGACCTCAAGCCCGCGCAGCTGGCGATCGTGCTCACCGGCGGTGCCGCGTCGGGTGACGGTGCGGGCGACCGCGCGGCCACCATCGCGAGGTTCGCCGCGCAGGTCGACCGGTCCGGCGCGGGCACCGTGCTCGCGGGCTCGGCGGGCTCGGCCAACGGCACCGGCTCGGTGGGCGTGGTTCGCGCCGACACGGCCGCCACGTCGATCCTGTCGACCGTCGACAACGCCGACACCCCTGCGGGCCAGATCGTCACGGTGCTGGCGCTGGTCGAGCAACTGGACGGCAAATCCGGCCGCTACGGCAGCGGTGGCAACGCCCAAGCCCCCGCCCCTGGCGCGCCCGCCGAGTAG
- a CDS encoding NUDIX hydrolase has product MDEAARHEFTVASTRDIHIGRILGLRLDQVVMPGGNTAAREVVEHLGAVAIAAMDDDGNLVLIHQYRHPLGRRIWELPAGLIDNADEDPVDAAKRELVEEVGLVAEDWSVLVDVAASPGFTDEVVRVFLATGLSSVEREVHGDEEADLVIRRFPLSEAVRLVLAGEIVNGATVGGVLATHAVDSGVVPPRQVHAPWQDRPTKFAKRR; this is encoded by the coding sequence ATCGATGAGGCCGCGCGCCACGAGTTCACCGTGGCGTCCACTCGCGACATCCACATCGGACGGATCCTCGGGCTCCGGCTCGACCAGGTCGTCATGCCGGGCGGCAACACCGCCGCGCGCGAGGTGGTCGAACACCTCGGCGCCGTGGCGATCGCGGCCATGGACGACGACGGGAACCTGGTGCTGATCCACCAGTACCGGCACCCGCTGGGCCGTCGGATCTGGGAGCTGCCCGCGGGGCTGATCGACAACGCCGACGAGGACCCGGTCGACGCGGCCAAGCGGGAGCTGGTCGAGGAGGTCGGCCTGGTCGCCGAGGACTGGTCGGTTCTGGTCGATGTCGCCGCCTCGCCCGGGTTCACCGACGAGGTGGTTCGGGTGTTCCTGGCTACCGGCTTGTCCAGTGTGGAGCGTGAGGTGCACGGCGACGAGGAGGCCGACCTGGTGATCAGGCGGTTCCCGCTGAGCGAGGCGGTCCGGTTGGTCCTGGCAGGCGAGATCGTCAACGGCGCAACGGTCGGCGGCGTGCTCGCCACCCACGCGGTGGACTCCGGCGTGGTGCCGCCGCGTCAGGTGCACGCGCCTTGGCAGGACCGGCCGACGAAGTTCGCCAAGCGACGCTAG
- the ald gene encoding alanine dehydrogenase, producing the protein MLVGVPREVKNHEYRVAITPAGVIELTDRGHRVLIEAGAGAGSSFPDHDYQAAGAEIVPTADDVWGAAELVLKVKEPIAEEYPRLRREQTLFTYLHLAASVECTRALVDAGTTAIAYETVQAVDGSLPLLAPMSEVAGRMAPQVGAHCLERAQGGRGVLLGGVSGVAAGKVAVIGAGVSGMNAASIALGMQAEVVVLDTNVNRLRQIDFTYRGHLQTIASNAYEVEKACRWADLVIGAVLVPGAKAPKLVTNELVSRMRPGSVLVDIAIDQGGCFADSRPTTHADPTFKVHESVFYCVANMPGAVPNTSTRALANVTLPYAIALAGGVRAAVAADPALAKGVNVAGGAVVHPEVAEAHGFAHVPLADALGGAR; encoded by the coding sequence GTGCTGGTTGGCGTTCCGCGCGAGGTCAAGAACCACGAGTACCGGGTGGCGATCACCCCTGCCGGGGTCATCGAGCTGACCGACCGCGGCCACCGGGTGCTGATCGAGGCCGGGGCGGGCGCAGGCTCGTCGTTCCCCGACCACGACTACCAGGCCGCGGGCGCGGAGATCGTGCCCACCGCCGACGACGTGTGGGGCGCGGCCGAGCTGGTGCTCAAGGTCAAGGAGCCCATCGCCGAGGAGTACCCGCGGCTGCGGCGCGAACAGACGCTCTTCACCTATCTGCACCTCGCGGCCAGTGTCGAGTGCACCCGTGCCCTGGTCGACGCGGGCACGACGGCGATCGCCTACGAGACCGTGCAGGCCGTCGACGGTTCGCTGCCGCTGCTCGCGCCGATGAGCGAGGTGGCGGGCCGGATGGCGCCGCAGGTCGGCGCGCACTGCCTGGAACGCGCCCAGGGTGGGCGTGGGGTGCTGCTCGGCGGGGTGTCCGGGGTGGCGGCGGGCAAGGTCGCGGTCATCGGCGCGGGCGTGTCGGGGATGAACGCGGCGAGTATCGCGCTCGGTATGCAGGCCGAGGTCGTCGTTCTCGACACGAACGTCAACCGGCTGCGTCAGATCGACTTCACCTACCGGGGCCACCTGCAGACCATCGCCAGCAACGCATACGAGGTGGAGAAGGCGTGCCGCTGGGCTGACCTGGTCATCGGCGCCGTACTCGTCCCCGGGGCCAAAGCGCCCAAGTTGGTCACCAACGAACTGGTGTCGCGGATGCGGCCGGGTTCCGTCCTGGTCGACATCGCCATCGACCAGGGCGGCTGCTTCGCAGACTCGCGGCCAACGACCCACGCGGACCCGACGTTCAAGGTGCACGAGTCCGTCTTCTACTGCGTGGCGAACATGCCGGGCGCGGTGCCGAACACCTCGACCCGCGCGCTGGCCAACGTCACGCTGCCCTATGCCATCGCGCTCGCGGGCGGGGTGCGCGCGGCGGTCGCCGCCGATCCCGCGCTGGCCAAGGGCGTCAACGTGGCGGGCGGCGCGGTCGTGCACCCGGAGGTCGCCGAGGCGCACGGGTTCGCCCACGTGCCGCTGGCCGACGCGCTCGGGGGTGCGCGCTGA
- a CDS encoding maleylpyruvate isomerase family mycothiol-dependent enzyme, whose protein sequence is MNRDEVFAAIDRQRLRVCELLSDLAVEEWERPSLCDGWTVRDVAAHLTLQQLGLRDLGKATVAMVRARGNLDRGIWAMAKSASSKSTDRMIAEIRGMVGSQKINMGVTYKETLIDILVHSQDIAVPLGRTLEVEPAPAAVAADRIWEMKGPFFVKKKFSGYRLTATDTDWSVGEGVEVSGPVDALLLVLVGRLVALPRLSGAGVGALTARLTF, encoded by the coding sequence ATGAACCGGGACGAGGTCTTCGCCGCGATCGACCGGCAGCGGTTGCGCGTCTGCGAGTTGCTGTCGGACCTCGCGGTCGAGGAGTGGGAGCGGCCGTCGCTGTGTGACGGCTGGACGGTGCGGGACGTGGCGGCCCACCTGACGTTGCAGCAGTTGGGCCTGCGCGACCTTGGGAAGGCGACGGTCGCGATGGTCCGGGCGCGGGGCAATCTTGACCGGGGGATCTGGGCGATGGCGAAGTCGGCGTCGAGCAAGTCGACGGACCGGATGATCGCGGAGATCCGGGGGATGGTCGGCTCGCAGAAGATCAATATGGGTGTCACCTACAAGGAGACGCTGATCGACATCCTCGTGCACAGTCAGGACATCGCGGTGCCGCTGGGGCGGACGCTGGAAGTGGAGCCCGCGCCCGCGGCGGTCGCGGCGGACCGGATCTGGGAGATGAAGGGGCCGTTCTTCGTGAAGAAGAAGTTCAGCGGCTACCGGCTGACGGCGACCGACACCGACTGGTCAGTGGGTGAAGGTGTCGAGGTCAGCGGGCCAGTGGACGCGCTCCTCCTGGTCTTGGTGGGCCGCCTCGTGGCCCTTCCGCGCCTCTCGGGAGCGGGTGTGGGAGCGCTTACCGCGCGGTTGACGTTCTGA
- a CDS encoding TetR/AcrR family transcriptional regulator — MSSRREDLLDAAISVVGEQGVRALTHRAVDAAARVPAGSTSNYFRTKDALLDGVVERVAAREMANWGEVATRVPPTSPAELVKAVEGFVRDMAGIHRVLVLARHAILIEAAQQPRLRELLAATGQGVTEWFTDWLRAAGSSEPERDAPIVMNHVTGLVLHQLAIPDPSFGAVAQVAALIEALLEEK; from the coding sequence ATGTCCAGCCGTCGTGAAGATCTGCTTGACGCCGCTATCAGCGTGGTCGGCGAGCAAGGGGTGCGGGCGCTGACACACCGGGCGGTCGACGCGGCGGCCCGGGTGCCCGCAGGGTCGACGTCCAACTACTTCCGCACCAAGGACGCGCTGCTCGACGGCGTGGTGGAGCGGGTCGCCGCGCGGGAGATGGCCAACTGGGGCGAAGTCGCCACGCGGGTCCCGCCGACGAGCCCCGCCGAGCTGGTCAAGGCGGTCGAGGGGTTCGTCCGCGACATGGCCGGAATCCATCGGGTCCTGGTGCTGGCCAGGCACGCGATCCTCATCGAGGCCGCCCAGCAGCCGCGGCTGCGTGAGCTGCTCGCCGCCACGGGACAGGGGGTCACCGAGTGGTTCACCGACTGGCTGCGCGCGGCCGGGTCGAGCGAGCCCGAGCGGGACGCCCCGATCGTGATGAACCACGTGACCGGCCTGGTGTTGCACCAGCTGGCCATCCCAGATCCGTCGTTCGGCGCGGTCGCGCAGGTCGCCGCGCTCATCGAGGCCCTTTTGGAGGAGAAATGA
- a CDS encoding ParA family protein yields the protein MSTLPQSGRGAVELSIAPRAASDEDEQLDDSGGGNGVGATGRPRRHIPEPPLLSGHGPARVLAVCNQKGGVGKTTSTINLGAALTEFGRRVLLVDFDPQGALSVGLGIPAHQLEQTIYNVLIERSVGIHDVVIRTCVENMDLLPSNIDLSAAEVQLVTEVGREHTLLRTIRPVIDEYDYILVDCQPSLGLLTVNALTAADGVLIPLECEFFSLRGVALLIDTIDKVRDRLNPKLDITGILATMFDPRTLHSREVMSRVVEAFGETVFDTVINRTVRFPETTVAGEPITTWAPRSAGAKAYRQLAREVLAR from the coding sequence ATGTCGACACTTCCGCAATCGGGGCGCGGCGCGGTCGAGCTGAGCATCGCGCCGCGCGCCGCGTCCGACGAGGACGAACAGCTTGACGACTCGGGTGGTGGCAACGGCGTGGGGGCGACAGGGAGACCGCGCCGCCACATCCCGGAGCCGCCGCTGCTCAGCGGGCACGGCCCGGCCAGGGTGCTCGCCGTCTGCAACCAGAAGGGCGGCGTCGGCAAGACGACGTCCACGATCAACCTCGGCGCCGCGCTCACCGAGTTCGGCCGCCGCGTGCTGCTGGTCGACTTCGACCCGCAGGGCGCGCTGTCCGTCGGCTTAGGCATCCCGGCCCACCAGCTCGAACAGACCATCTACAACGTGCTGATCGAGCGGTCGGTCGGCATTCACGACGTGGTGATCCGCACGTGCGTGGAGAACATGGACCTGCTGCCGAGCAACATCGACCTGTCCGCCGCCGAGGTGCAACTGGTCACCGAGGTCGGCCGCGAACACACCCTGCTGCGCACGATCCGACCGGTGATCGACGAGTACGACTACATCCTGGTCGACTGCCAGCCCTCGCTCGGCCTGCTCACCGTGAACGCGCTGACCGCCGCCGACGGCGTGCTGATCCCGCTGGAGTGCGAGTTCTTCAGCCTGCGCGGGGTGGCGCTGCTCATCGACACCATCGACAAGGTGCGCGACCGGCTCAACCCGAAGCTGGACATCACCGGCATCCTCGCCACCATGTTCGACCCGCGCACGCTGCACTCACGCGAAGTCATGTCGCGGGTGGTCGAGGCGTTCGGCGAGACGGTGTTCGACACGGTCATCAACCGCACTGTTCGTTTCCCCGAGACCACGGTCGCCGGTGAGCCCATCACCACCTGGGCCCCACGCTCGGCAGGGGCGAAGGCGTATCGTCAACTGGCCCGCGAGGTGCTGGCGCGGTGA
- the xerD gene encoding site-specific tyrosine recombinase XerD translates to MSPIAAALRTYLDHLAVERGTSPNTLDGYTRDLRRYLDHLASSGIDDLDAVGERHVAGFLAVLREGDADHPPLAASSAARALVAVRGLHKFAVREGLTEHDAAREVKPPTPPRRLPKALPVDDVLRLLDTPIGEGPGVLRDRALLEVLYSTGARISEAVGLDLDDIDTVERTVLLDGKGGKQRLVPIGRPALNALDAYLVRARPGLAERGRGTPAVFLNVRGGRLSRQSAWNALKVAAEVAGIRVPVSPHTLRHSFATHLLEGGADVRVVQELLGHASVTTTQIYTLVTVNTLREVYATAHPRALG, encoded by the coding sequence CTGAGCCCGATCGCCGCGGCGCTGCGCACGTACCTCGACCACCTCGCCGTCGAGCGGGGCACCTCGCCGAACACGCTCGACGGCTATACCCGCGACCTGCGGCGCTACCTCGACCACCTCGCTTCCAGTGGCATCGACGACCTCGACGCGGTGGGGGAGCGGCACGTCGCGGGCTTTCTGGCAGTGCTTCGCGAAGGCGACGCCGATCACCCACCCCTGGCCGCGTCGTCGGCCGCGCGGGCGCTGGTCGCGGTGCGCGGGCTGCACAAGTTCGCCGTGCGCGAGGGGCTGACCGAGCACGACGCCGCCCGCGAGGTGAAGCCGCCGACTCCGCCGCGCAGGCTGCCCAAGGCGCTGCCGGTGGACGACGTGCTGCGGCTGCTCGACACCCCGATCGGGGAGGGGCCTGGAGTGCTGCGCGACCGGGCGCTGCTGGAGGTCCTCTACTCGACGGGCGCGCGGATCTCCGAGGCCGTCGGGTTGGACCTGGATGACATCGACACCGTCGAGCGGACTGTGTTGTTGGACGGCAAGGGTGGCAAGCAGCGCCTCGTCCCGATCGGCAGGCCCGCCCTCAACGCTTTGGACGCCTATCTGGTGCGCGCGCGGCCCGGGTTGGCCGAGCGGGGTCGGGGGACGCCTGCAGTGTTCCTCAATGTGCGCGGAGGTCGGCTGTCGAGGCAGAGCGCGTGGAACGCGTTGAAGGTCGCCGCCGAGGTAGCGGGTATCCGGGTCCCGGTGTCGCCGCACACCCTGCGCCACTCGTTCGCCACACACCTCCTGGAGGGCGGCGCGGATGTGCGCGTGGTGCAGGAGCTGTTAGGACACGCGTCGGTCACCACGACGCAGATCTACACGCTTGTCACCGTGAACACTCTCCGCGAGGTCTACGCCACGGCCCATCCCCGGGCGCTTGGCTGA
- a CDS encoding CTP synthase, translated as MPQHARTTKHVFVTGGVASSLGKGLTASSLGQLLTSRGLRVTMQKLDPYLNVDPGTMNPFQHGEVFVTEDGAETDLDIGHYERFLDRSLSGSANVTTGQVYSAVIAKERRGEYLGDTVQVIPHITDEIKARIRAMAEPDESGRVPDVVITEVGGTVGDIESLPFLEAARQVRHDVGRDNVFFLHVSLVPYLAPSGELKTKPTQHSVAALRNIGIQPDAIVCRADREIPDGLKRKIALMCDVDTEAVVAAPDAPSIYDIPRVLHGEGLDAYVVRRLGLPFRDVDWAVWGDLLDRVHKPKETVRIALVGKYVDLPDAYLSVTEALRAGGFAHRAKVEVTWVPSDACETPAGAAAALSGVDGVLIPGGFGVRGIEGKIGAITHARTHGVPTLGLCLGLQCMVIETARNLAGIKDANSSEFEESTKDAVISTMADQEDVVAGERDMGGTMRLGSYPASLAAGSVVAGVYGSREVTERHRHRYEVNNAYRDRLTKAGVVFSGTSPDGRLVEFVELPAKAHPFFVGTQAHPELKSRPTRPHPLFAGFVKAALTYLQAERLPVELDDEQPVPAGAQA; from the coding sequence TTGCCGCAGCATGCCAGGACGACCAAACACGTCTTCGTCACCGGAGGCGTCGCCTCCTCGCTGGGCAAGGGGCTCACCGCGTCCAGCCTTGGCCAGCTACTCACCTCGCGTGGGCTGCGGGTCACCATGCAGAAGCTGGATCCGTACCTCAACGTCGATCCCGGCACGATGAACCCGTTCCAGCACGGTGAGGTCTTCGTCACCGAGGACGGCGCCGAGACCGACCTGGACATCGGCCACTACGAGCGATTCCTCGACCGCAGCCTGTCCGGCTCGGCCAACGTGACCACCGGGCAGGTCTACTCCGCGGTGATCGCCAAGGAGCGGCGCGGGGAGTACCTGGGCGACACCGTGCAGGTCATCCCGCACATCACCGACGAGATCAAGGCCCGGATCCGGGCCATGGCCGAGCCGGACGAGAGCGGCCGGGTGCCCGACGTGGTCATCACCGAGGTCGGTGGCACCGTCGGCGACATCGAGTCGCTGCCCTTCCTGGAGGCCGCGCGCCAGGTGCGCCACGACGTCGGCCGGGACAATGTCTTCTTCCTGCACGTCTCCCTGGTGCCCTACCTGGCCCCGTCCGGCGAGCTGAAGACCAAGCCGACCCAGCACTCCGTCGCCGCGTTGCGCAACATCGGCATCCAGCCCGACGCGATCGTCTGCCGCGCCGACCGGGAGATCCCCGACGGCCTCAAGCGCAAGATCGCGCTGATGTGCGACGTCGACACCGAGGCCGTCGTCGCCGCGCCCGACGCGCCGTCGATCTACGACATCCCGCGCGTGCTGCACGGCGAAGGCCTCGACGCCTACGTCGTGCGCCGCCTCGGCCTGCCGTTCCGCGACGTGGACTGGGCGGTGTGGGGCGATCTGCTCGACCGCGTGCACAAGCCCAAGGAAACCGTGCGCATCGCGCTCGTCGGCAAGTACGTCGACCTACCCGACGCATACCTCTCGGTCACCGAGGCGCTGCGCGCGGGCGGGTTCGCCCACCGGGCCAAGGTCGAGGTCACCTGGGTGCCGTCGGACGCCTGCGAGACCCCGGCAGGCGCGGCCGCCGCACTGTCTGGTGTGGACGGTGTGCTGATCCCGGGCGGGTTCGGTGTGCGCGGCATCGAGGGCAAGATCGGCGCGATCACCCACGCGCGCACCCACGGCGTGCCGACCCTGGGCCTGTGTCTCGGCCTGCAGTGCATGGTGATCGAGACCGCGCGCAACCTCGCCGGGATCAAGGACGCCAACTCCTCGGAGTTCGAGGAGTCCACCAAAGACGCGGTCATCAGCACGATGGCCGACCAGGAAGACGTCGTCGCGGGCGAGCGTGACATGGGCGGCACGATGCGGCTGGGTTCCTATCCGGCCAGCCTCGCCGCCGGGTCGGTCGTGGCGGGCGTCTACGGCAGCCGTGAGGTCACCGAACGGCACCGGCACCGCTACGAGGTCAACAACGCCTACCGCGACCGGCTGACCAAGGCGGGCGTCGTCTTCTCCGGCACCTCCCCGGACGGCCGCCTGGTCGAGTTCGTCGAACTGCCCGCCAAGGCCCACCCGTTCTTCGTCGGCACGCAGGCCCACCCGGAGCTCAAGAGCAGGCCCACTCGCCCGCATCCGCTGTTCGCCGGGTTCGTCAAGGCCGCGCTGACCTACCTGCAGGCCGAGCGGCTGCCGGTGGAACTCGACGACGAGCAGCCGGTGCCCGCCGGGGCGCAGGCGTGA